The following are encoded in a window of Paenibacillus polymyxa genomic DNA:
- a CDS encoding LacI family DNA-binding transcriptional regulator, which yields MPSIRDVAKIAGVAVGTVSRVINNSGSVKPDTRRKVEKAIQELNYFPNEVARNFKMRKSKMVALLLPSIWHPFFSELAYYIEDELDREGFKLMLCNSGGKPEKELYYLDMLRQNKVAGIVGITYNDIENSVSNDIPILSIDRHFNKKITCVTSDNYEGGRLALRELVKAGAQKPAFMGSVTSVFSETMNRRKGFIDEAKKLGVDYVVYEKPDPIVDDEAYFGEFLSKHQDVDGIFAITDMFAAKYIERAGRQGIRIPEDVKVIGYDGIQDHRYFHPILSTIRQPVEEMARLTIRLLYQKIDGITLDQQVYRLPVIFRQGETT from the coding sequence ATGCCAAGTATTAGAGATGTAGCTAAGATAGCTGGTGTTGCTGTGGGAACGGTGTCCCGAGTTATTAATAACTCGGGCTCTGTAAAACCAGATACACGAAGGAAAGTGGAGAAAGCTATACAAGAACTCAATTATTTTCCTAATGAAGTCGCTCGAAATTTTAAAATGAGGAAATCCAAGATGGTAGCCTTGCTGCTTCCAAGTATCTGGCATCCTTTTTTTTCTGAACTAGCTTATTACATTGAGGATGAGTTGGATCGGGAAGGCTTTAAGCTCATGTTATGTAATAGCGGCGGCAAGCCAGAAAAGGAACTGTATTACCTGGATATGCTACGGCAAAACAAAGTGGCTGGTATTGTCGGCATTACTTACAATGATATAGAAAATAGCGTAAGCAATGACATTCCGATTCTAAGTATTGACAGACATTTCAACAAAAAAATCACTTGTGTAACCTCAGATAATTATGAGGGAGGCCGTCTAGCTTTGAGGGAACTTGTTAAAGCAGGGGCCCAGAAACCGGCTTTTATGGGAAGTGTAACTTCCGTTTTTAGTGAAACCATGAATCGAAGAAAAGGTTTCATTGATGAGGCGAAAAAATTAGGTGTAGACTATGTTGTATACGAGAAACCAGATCCTATTGTGGACGACGAAGCCTATTTTGGCGAATTTCTATCTAAGCATCAGGATGTGGACGGCATTTTCGCTATTACCGATATGTTTGCCGCCAAATATATAGAAAGAGCAGGTAGGCAGGGGATTCGTATTCCAGAGGATGTAAAGGTCATCGGTTACGACGGCATTCAGGATCATCGTTATTTTCATCCGATATTGTCTACAATCAGGCAGCCAGTGGAGGAGATGGCACGTTTGACAATCAGACTACTGTATCAAAAGATCGATGGTATAACTTTAGATCAGCAAGTGTATCGTCTCCCCGTTATCTTCAGACAAGGCGAAACTACATGA
- a CDS encoding ABC transporter permease: protein MVNSRTSELDHSTIKPNRKIWNQIKRDYELYLFLLPIIIIYLVFKYYPMYGIQIAFKDFSPSRGIWGSEWVGFKHFIDFFDSYNFWTIMTNTLTLSVLSLVFSFPAPIIIAIMLNQMLAKRYKKIVQTVIYAPHFISTVVLVGMLNVFLSPNSGIVNHIITLFGGDPIMFLADEGWFRPLYILSGVWQETGFATIIYLAALAGVNPELHEAAIMDGASKWKRVMHVDIPSILPTIVILLILALGNIMGIGFEKAFLMQNDLNYATSNIIPTYVYEIGIQKAQYSFSTAIGLFNSVVNIILIITVNRIAKKLTETSLW from the coding sequence ATGGTGAATTCAAGAACTAGTGAGTTGGATCATTCCACGATCAAGCCAAATCGCAAAATATGGAACCAGATCAAACGTGACTATGAACTGTATCTGTTTTTGCTGCCAATCATTATTATTTATCTCGTATTTAAGTACTATCCGATGTATGGAATACAAATTGCTTTTAAGGATTTTTCACCAAGTCGGGGGATCTGGGGAAGCGAGTGGGTAGGCTTTAAGCACTTTATTGATTTTTTCGATTCCTATAACTTCTGGACGATTATGACGAATACACTTACACTCAGTGTTCTATCGCTTGTGTTTAGCTTCCCAGCTCCGATTATTATAGCGATTATGTTGAATCAGATGTTGGCCAAAAGATACAAGAAAATTGTACAAACTGTAATTTACGCACCACACTTTATTTCTACCGTAGTGCTCGTCGGTATGCTTAATGTTTTTCTGTCTCCAAACAGCGGAATCGTGAATCACATCATCACCTTGTTCGGAGGAGACCCCATTATGTTTTTGGCCGACGAAGGTTGGTTCCGTCCTTTGTATATTTTATCAGGGGTTTGGCAAGAGACAGGTTTTGCTACCATCATTTACCTTGCTGCGCTGGCAGGGGTCAATCCAGAATTGCATGAAGCCGCGATAATGGATGGAGCAAGCAAATGGAAGCGCGTAATGCATGTGGATATTCCAAGCATTTTGCCGACGATCGTCATCTTATTGATTCTCGCACTCGGTAACATTATGGGCATCGGTTTTGAAAAGGCTTTCCTTATGCAGAACGATTTGAATTATGCCACTTCCAATATCATTCCGACCTATGTTTATGAAATCGGGATTCAAAAGGCACAATACAGCTTTTCTACGGCAATTGGACTGTTTAATTCAGTGGTAAATATTATCCTGATAATCACCGTCAACCGGATCGCCAAGAAGTTGACTGAAACCAGCCTGTGGTAA
- a CDS encoding carbohydrate ABC transporter permease: MNQLLKRKSKGDMWFDIVNYFMLTIVMLLVLFPLYFVLIASLSDPNLIYSGEVWFFPKGFTLDGYGRIFSDSSIWIGYANSILYAGLGTLIGVAVTVCAAYPLARKGLAGKSAIMWFLLISMFFSGGLIPTYLLIKDLHMLNTIWALVIPGAGGVFNVIIVRTFFQSTIPDEMWEAASIDGCSNTRFFWSIVLPLSKSVIAVMVLYHVVGFWNGFFDALIYLNDENKYPLQLVLRNILVQNQANSGMMIDVESYAAKMRVTELIKYGVIMVSSLPLLILYPFLQKYFVKGVMIGSIKG, encoded by the coding sequence TTGAATCAATTATTAAAGAGAAAAAGCAAGGGAGACATGTGGTTTGACATCGTCAACTACTTCATGTTGACCATAGTTATGCTGCTTGTATTATTCCCGTTGTATTTTGTGCTGATTGCTTCACTTAGTGACCCCAATCTCATCTACTCAGGAGAAGTATGGTTTTTTCCAAAGGGTTTTACGCTGGATGGATACGGGCGGATATTCAGTGATTCATCTATATGGATTGGTTATGCCAACTCGATTTTATATGCGGGTCTAGGAACATTAATCGGAGTAGCCGTGACCGTATGTGCAGCTTACCCGTTAGCTCGTAAAGGACTGGCGGGAAAATCGGCGATTATGTGGTTTTTACTGATCTCCATGTTTTTTAGTGGAGGACTGATCCCAACCTATTTGCTGATAAAAGATCTTCACATGCTGAATACGATCTGGGCACTTGTTATTCCTGGAGCGGGAGGTGTGTTCAATGTCATTATCGTAAGGACTTTTTTTCAGTCGACCATCCCAGATGAAATGTGGGAAGCAGCTTCGATCGATGGTTGTTCCAATACCAGATTTTTTTGGAGCATTGTATTGCCTTTGTCTAAGTCCGTTATAGCCGTAATGGTACTATATCATGTTGTCGGCTTCTGGAATGGTTTCTTTGACGCTTTGATCTACTTGAACGACGAAAACAAGTATCCGTTGCAACTGGTTCTGCGCAACATTCTTGTCCAGAATCAGGCCAACTCGGGCATGATGATAGACGTGGAATCTTACGCAGCGAAGATGCGCGTTACAGAGCTTATCAAATATGGTGTCATCATGGTATCCAGTCTACCGTTGCTGATTTTGTATCCTTTCCTGCAAAAATACTTTGTTAAAGGCGTGATGATCGGCTCGATCAAAGGCTAA
- a CDS encoding ABC transporter substrate-binding protein, whose protein sequence is MKSLFKSAGLLVLAGVFALSGCSGGGESKNQAVNPDQDANFNKTGLPIVKEAVTLKMVSPKAALAPDYSKMEIFKRLEKQTNVKIDWENIPDADFAEKKNLLLASGDLPDAFYGAGFTDYDLINYGKDGTIIPLEDLIDKYAPNLKALLDRRPDIKLAITAPDGHIYGLPSWEENKLDTNPFFHVINKNWLDKLGLKVPQTLDEYTQALIAFKTKDPNGNGKADEIPLSFMHMQWCSDIAGIFGAFGIPDNLEHRIVREGKVIFTASQPQYKEALKYIHDNWYKQGLIDPESFTQDAAQYLAKGKTPDETLGSYVWWEVEEVVGPERSKDYALLPPLKGPNGDQMIGRNNGGGPGRGSFVITKENRYPAMTMRWIDQQYDPYMAAQIHWGPLDVVFKKDEKGKLVNLALPKGVSAGEFRQKVAPGTGNPGVITFDDFGKVVDMEPRAQKRAEYLEKYYTKYMKKENYPSIFFEPDELDKINRIEPELIKYVNTQRGKFIVDGEVDEKWDSYVKTLEKMGLNELMEIYQKGLDRYNANLKNK, encoded by the coding sequence ATGAAATCGTTATTCAAAAGTGCTGGGCTTCTAGTGCTGGCCGGAGTGTTTGCGCTTAGCGGATGTTCGGGAGGCGGCGAGTCAAAAAATCAGGCGGTAAACCCGGATCAGGATGCGAATTTTAATAAAACCGGCCTTCCGATTGTTAAAGAAGCGGTGACATTAAAGATGGTATCCCCGAAAGCTGCTTTAGCGCCGGATTACTCGAAAATGGAAATTTTTAAGCGGCTGGAAAAACAAACAAACGTAAAGATTGACTGGGAAAACATTCCAGACGCTGACTTTGCAGAGAAGAAAAATTTGTTGTTGGCCAGCGGAGATTTGCCAGACGCATTTTACGGAGCCGGATTCACAGATTACGATCTAATCAATTATGGTAAAGACGGAACCATTATTCCGCTGGAGGATTTAATTGATAAATATGCGCCTAATTTGAAAGCGCTTCTCGATCGTCGGCCTGACATTAAACTAGCCATCACAGCACCAGACGGTCACATCTATGGGCTGCCGTCGTGGGAAGAGAATAAGCTCGATACCAACCCCTTCTTTCACGTCATCAATAAAAATTGGCTCGATAAACTGGGCTTAAAAGTACCTCAAACGCTGGACGAATACACGCAGGCTTTGATTGCCTTTAAAACGAAGGACCCGAACGGCAATGGCAAGGCTGATGAAATCCCATTAAGCTTTATGCACATGCAGTGGTGTAGTGACATTGCTGGCATATTCGGAGCTTTCGGTATTCCGGATAATTTGGAACATCGGATCGTCCGCGAAGGTAAAGTGATCTTTACCGCTTCGCAACCTCAATATAAGGAAGCATTAAAATATATTCATGATAACTGGTATAAGCAGGGGCTGATTGACCCTGAATCGTTCACCCAGGATGCCGCTCAGTATTTAGCAAAAGGCAAAACACCAGATGAAACGCTCGGCTCCTACGTTTGGTGGGAAGTCGAAGAAGTTGTCGGACCGGAGCGTAGTAAGGATTATGCTCTGCTGCCCCCGCTTAAAGGCCCAAATGGAGATCAAATGATTGGTCGCAACAACGGCGGAGGACCGGGACGAGGTAGCTTCGTGATTACAAAGGAGAACCGTTATCCGGCAATGACGATGCGTTGGATCGATCAACAGTATGACCCTTACATGGCGGCTCAAATTCACTGGGGTCCGTTGGATGTCGTATTCAAGAAGGACGAAAAAGGAAAATTGGTGAACCTGGCGCTTCCCAAAGGAGTCTCCGCAGGTGAATTCCGTCAAAAAGTGGCTCCAGGCACAGGAAATCCGGGCGTCATTACTTTCGATGACTTCGGAAAAGTTGTTGATATGGAACCCCGAGCTCAGAAGCGTGCTGAGTATTTGGAAAAATATTACACTAAATATATGAAAAAGGAAAACTATCCGAGCATCTTCTTTGAACCGGATGAACTAGATAAAATTAATCGGATCGAGCCAGAACTTATTAAATATGTAAATACCCAAAGAGGCAAGTTCATCGTCGATGGCGAGGTAGATGAAAAGTGGGACAGCTATGTGAAGACACTCGAGAAGATGGGGCTGAACGAATTAATGGAGATCTATCAAAAAGGGCTGGACCGATATAATGCAAATTTAAAAAATAAATAA